In Deltaproteobacteria bacterium, a single genomic region encodes these proteins:
- a CDS encoding ferritin-like domain-containing protein, giving the protein MDPRMIHLYSYYREAELRGATLLLKLIMRVDDPESQVKLSRHLADETRHAWLWTKRIADLGSTPVPVDDGYQVRIGKEVGIPRTLIDLFALTVVVEERAQRRYLEHARQPGTDPQTRELLHEVTKDEKWHIGWIKNKLNELAAANGGEEKMRATLERYRQIDNKVVAEMQEKERAAFGFSFSDDPAETIGLAVNQ; this is encoded by the coding sequence GTGGATCCACGAATGATTCATTTGTATAGCTATTATCGCGAAGCAGAATTGCGGGGAGCGACGCTCCTTCTAAAATTGATTATGCGGGTCGATGACCCAGAGTCACAGGTCAAACTCTCTCGTCACTTGGCAGATGAAACTCGTCATGCATGGCTATGGACGAAACGCATTGCCGATCTTGGCAGCACCCCTGTTCCGGTGGATGATGGGTATCAGGTCCGTATCGGCAAAGAAGTCGGCATTCCGCGCACGCTCATTGATCTTTTTGCCTTGACGGTGGTTGTCGAAGAACGCGCCCAGCGTCGCTATCTTGAACATGCCCGTCAACCTGGCACTGATCCACAAACCCGAGAACTCTTGCACGAAGTGACTAAAGACGAGAAGTGGCATATCGGTTGGATCAAAAATAAACTCAACGAGCTTGCTGCGGCGAACGGTGGCGAAGAGAAGATGCGAGCGACTCTCGAACGGTATCGCCAGATTGATAATAAAGTCGTGGCAGAAATGCAAGAGAAAGAACGTGCAGCCTTTGGCTTCTCTTTCTCTGATGATCCGGCAGAGACGATTGGACTCGCCGTCAACCAGTAG